Proteins encoded within one genomic window of Streptomyces taklimakanensis:
- a CDS encoding right-handed parallel beta-helix repeat-containing protein: MAQGSVQVTHTSTSRWRRRTGDYATLSAALQAAGDGDVLTVAPGTYRENLVVERAVTLRGPERGEAGSVRIAPPDGVALTVRAAAVVRDLQIEGQDVTAPALLIEECTAELSGLRVVTRSAAGVEVRSGARPTLRRCTIDNPAGLGIGIGGGAGGLFEECEVVAAGQSGIVVHDGAHPRLERCRVHHASGAGLSLIGEGSAVDAVGCEVYEIRGAGVRVASRASGHLSDCRVHRTSADGVTLDTDAVLTLADCEIHDVPENAVDLRSRSVLTLTRSTVRRFGRNGLSVWDPGTRVDANGCQIRESTGDYPAVWVSDGASALLDSCRVHDVPDALFVLDRGSRADVLDSDLAQVRNTAVSVSDGGTVQLDDCRIREATTGAWFRDHGSGGTLANCTIDGAGTGVIVTKGADPTVERCVVTGPVEAGFYVSADGRGTFTECRVTGSHGYGFHVIDGCRAVLRRCRTERCARGGYEFADEGPVVEDCTSDQSAAPVPAAPAPAPPVDPAPPADPAVRTAGLLGGIPQQQPTGTAPTDRDGPGGAGAARDAGGAVEAARPAKEVLGELDALVGLESVKKEVRALIDMIEVGRRRREAGLKAASARRHLVFTGPPGTGKTTVARLYGEILHSLGVLERGHLVEVSRVDLVGEHIGSTAIRTQEAFDRARGGVLFIDEAYALSPEDSGRDFGREAIDTLVKLMEDHRDEVVVIVAGYTAEMKRFLDVNPGVASRFSRTITFDDYTPEELLRIVGQQAEEHEYQLAEGTAEALVGYFAGLPKGPSFGNGRTARQTFEAMVERHAGRVAQLDDPDTDDLTLLHPEDLPGPTRN, encoded by the coding sequence ATGGCACAGGGCTCGGTCCAGGTGACGCACACCAGCACGTCGCGGTGGCGGCGCCGAACCGGCGACTACGCCACCCTCTCCGCGGCCCTGCAGGCCGCCGGCGACGGGGACGTGTTGACCGTGGCCCCCGGCACCTACCGCGAGAACCTGGTGGTCGAGCGTGCCGTCACCCTGCGCGGCCCCGAGCGCGGGGAGGCCGGCTCGGTGCGGATCGCGCCGCCCGACGGAGTCGCGCTGACCGTGCGCGCGGCGGCCGTCGTACGGGACCTCCAGATCGAGGGGCAGGACGTCACGGCACCGGCGCTGCTGATCGAGGAGTGCACCGCGGAACTGTCCGGCCTGCGGGTGGTGACGCGGTCGGCGGCCGGCGTGGAGGTGCGGTCCGGGGCACGGCCGACCCTGCGCCGCTGCACGATCGACAACCCCGCCGGGCTCGGCATCGGCATCGGCGGCGGCGCGGGCGGGCTGTTCGAGGAGTGCGAGGTGGTGGCGGCCGGGCAGTCCGGCATCGTGGTGCACGACGGCGCCCACCCCCGGCTGGAACGTTGCCGGGTCCACCACGCCTCGGGCGCCGGCCTCTCGCTGATCGGGGAGGGCAGCGCGGTGGACGCCGTGGGCTGCGAGGTCTACGAGATCAGGGGCGCCGGGGTGCGGGTCGCCTCGCGGGCGTCCGGACACCTGTCCGACTGCCGGGTGCACCGCACCTCCGCCGACGGCGTCACCCTCGACACCGACGCGGTGCTCACCCTCGCCGACTGCGAGATCCACGACGTCCCGGAGAACGCGGTCGACCTGCGCTCCCGCTCGGTGCTGACCCTGACCCGCTCCACGGTGCGCCGCTTCGGCCGCAACGGCCTGTCGGTGTGGGATCCGGGCACCCGGGTGGACGCCAACGGCTGCCAGATCCGGGAGAGCACCGGCGACTACCCGGCGGTGTGGGTCAGCGACGGGGCCTCGGCGCTGCTGGACTCCTGCCGGGTGCACGACGTGCCCGACGCCCTGTTCGTCCTGGACCGGGGCTCTCGGGCGGACGTCCTGGACAGCGATCTGGCACAGGTGCGCAACACGGCGGTGTCGGTGAGCGACGGCGGCACGGTGCAGTTGGACGACTGCCGCATCCGGGAGGCCACGACCGGCGCCTGGTTCCGTGACCACGGCAGCGGCGGCACCCTGGCGAACTGCACGATCGACGGCGCCGGCACGGGCGTGATCGTCACCAAGGGCGCGGATCCGACCGTCGAGCGCTGCGTCGTCACCGGCCCCGTCGAGGCGGGCTTCTACGTCTCCGCCGACGGGCGGGGCACCTTCACCGAGTGCCGGGTGACCGGTTCGCACGGCTACGGCTTCCACGTGATCGACGGCTGCCGCGCCGTGCTGCGCCGCTGCCGCACCGAGCGCTGCGCGCGCGGGGGCTACGAGTTCGCCGACGAGGGCCCCGTCGTGGAGGACTGCACCAGCGACCAGAGCGCCGCGCCGGTGCCGGCGGCGCCCGCTCCCGCGCCGCCGGTGGATCCCGCGCCGCCGGCGGACCCGGCCGTCCGCACCGCCGGGCTGCTCGGTGGCATACCCCAGCAGCAGCCGACCGGGACCGCCCCGACCGACCGGGACGGTCCGGGCGGGGCCGGAGCCGCCCGCGACGCCGGCGGCGCGGTCGAGGCCGCGCGCCCGGCGAAGGAGGTGTTGGGCGAACTCGACGCGCTGGTGGGCCTGGAGAGCGTCAAGAAGGAGGTCCGGGCGCTCATCGACATGATCGAGGTCGGCCGCAGGCGACGGGAGGCCGGGCTGAAGGCGGCCTCCGCCCGCAGGCATCTGGTCTTCACCGGTCCGCCCGGCACCGGCAAGACCACGGTCGCCCGGCTCTACGGGGAGATCCTGCACTCGCTGGGGGTGCTGGAGCGCGGTCACCTGGTGGAGGTCTCCCGGGTCGACCTGGTCGGCGAGCACATCGGCTCGACCGCGATCCGCACCCAGGAGGCGTTCGACCGGGCGCGCGGCGGCGTGTTGTTCATCGACGAGGCGTACGCCCTCTCCCCCGAGGACTCCGGCCGGGACTTCGGCCGGGAGGCGATCGACACCCTGGTGAAGCTGATGGAGGACCACCGTGACGAGGTGGTCGTCATCGTCGCCGGCTACACCGCGGAGATGAAGCGCTTCCTGGACGTCAATCCCGGTGTGGCGTCCCGCTTCTCACGCACCATCACCTTCGACGACTACACCCCCGAGGAACTGCTGCGGATCGTCGGGCAGCAGGCGGAGGAGCACGAGTACCAGTTGGCCGAGGGAACGGCCGAAGCGTTGGTGGGGTACTTCGCCGGGCTTCCCAAGGGGCCGTCCTTCGGCAACGGCCGCACCGCGCGGCAGACCTTCGAGGCCATGGTCGAGCGGCACGCGGGCCGGGTCGCCCAGTTGGACGACCCGGACACCGACGACCTGACGCTGCTCCACCCCGAGGACCTGCCGGGCCCCACGCGAAACTGA
- a CDS encoding universal stress protein translates to MNSPSQPPVVVGVDGSDHSLRALDRAVEEAVLRGAPLEVLCGMPPYRFAPGAGRVDTGSTEAPGGAGGTEATAGGADEEGTGKEPAGGDGDEHRRALRRHFRHVAEAAAERARESAPGLRVEPVVTDETAVAALVHAGRRAALTVVGTRGHGGFTGLLLGSVGLRVASHIEGPLMVVRGDNDRLHHAVVVGVEYGTDTDAVRYGFEEARRRAAALRVLHAWELPVHAVGALAPPPTRYLEEIAEQQARYEEGVALEAVAELREAYPDVDARTETVYAGPGHALVEAGAGADLVVLATHRRHRRFGMHLGPVTHAVLHHAHCPVVLVPTG, encoded by the coding sequence GTGAACAGCCCTTCCCAGCCCCCCGTCGTGGTCGGCGTCGACGGCTCGGACCACTCCCTGCGCGCCCTGGACCGGGCGGTGGAGGAGGCGGTCCTGCGCGGGGCGCCGCTGGAGGTCCTGTGCGGCATGCCCCCGTACCGCTTCGCTCCCGGCGCGGGGCGCGTCGACACGGGGAGCACGGAGGCCCCGGGGGGCGCGGGGGGCACGGAGGCGACCGCGGGCGGCGCGGACGAGGAGGGGACGGGGAAGGAGCCGGCCGGAGGAGACGGCGACGAGCACCGCCGGGCGCTGCGCCGGCACTTCCGGCACGTCGCGGAGGCGGCCGCCGAACGCGCCCGCGAGAGCGCCCCGGGGCTGCGGGTGGAACCGGTCGTCACCGACGAGACCGCCGTCGCCGCCCTGGTGCACGCCGGTCGACGGGCCGCGCTGACCGTCGTCGGCACCCGGGGCCACGGCGGGTTCACCGGGCTGCTGCTGGGCTCGGTGGGCCTGCGGGTGGCCTCGCACATCGAGGGACCGCTGATGGTCGTGCGCGGGGACAACGACCGCCTCCACCACGCCGTCGTCGTCGGCGTGGAGTACGGGACGGACACCGACGCGGTCCGCTACGGCTTCGAGGAGGCCCGGCGCCGCGCGGCGGCGCTGCGGGTGCTGCACGCCTGGGAGTTGCCGGTGCACGCCGTCGGGGCCCTGGCCCCTCCGCCCACCCGTTACCTGGAGGAGATCGCCGAACAGCAGGCGCGCTACGAGGAGGGCGTCGCGCTGGAGGCCGTCGCGGAGCTCCGCGAGGCGTACCCGGACGTCGACGCCCGCACCGAGACGGTGTACGCCGGTCCCGGCCACGCGCTGGTGGAGGCCGGGGCGGGGGCCGACCTGGTGGTCCTGGCCACCCACCGCCGGCACCGCCGCTTCGGCATGCACCTGGGGCCGGTCACCCACGCGGTGCTGCACCACGCCCACTGCCCGGTGGTGCTCGTCCCCACCGGGTGA
- a CDS encoding phosphoketolase, translated as MQDSATHPPLVSPLTDRECALLDAHWRALNYLAAGQLYLRDNPLLSEELRPEHVKPRLLGHWGTCPGLGLVHTHLNRVISARDLDVLCVWGPGHGAPAVLAGSWLDGTFGERWPDTGRDRAGMARLFERFSSPGGLPSHTAPVVPGSIQEGGELGYSLAHAYGAVLDNPDLLAVCVVGDGEAETGPLAASWHSTAFLDPVRDGTVLPVLHLNGYKIANPTVLSRIPEGDLDALLRGYGHDPLYVTAAPDTPPETVHRAMAAALDQALDRIAALRRTAREEGVAERPHRPMIVLRTPKGWTGPRELDGEPVEDTWRSHQIPLKDVRENPERLRALERWLRSYRPEELFDSSGRPRPEVLECVPRGGRRPGASPHADGGRLRRPLPLPDPSEFAVPVEAPGASVHEPTRVLGTLLRRLVEDTADRRDFRLVSPDEAESNHLQDVLAATPRAWQGAVLDTDRNLDRGGRVMEVLSEHLCQGWLEGYTLTGRHGLFASYEGFSTIVASMATQHAKWLQNAREVPWRAPVPSLNYLLSSHVWRQDHNGFSHQDPGFVDHILNKSPDVVRVYLPPDANTLLYVADHVLRTTDEVNVVVAGKQPCFDWLAPEQAREHCARGAGVWEWAGSEEPGREPDVVLACAGDVPTQEVLAAAALLREHLPDLAVRVVNVVDLARLLPSGSHPHGLSDGDFEALFTRDRPVVFAYHGYPWLIHRIAHRAGLHDRLHVRGYRESGSTTTPFDMVVRNDADRYRLVMDVVDRVPGLADRAAELRRTMERTRERHHHWVREHGTDLPEVDGWRWPG; from the coding sequence ATGCAGGACTCGGCGACGCACCCCCCGCTCGTGTCCCCTCTCACCGACCGCGAGTGCGCACTGCTGGACGCGCACTGGCGCGCCCTGAACTACCTGGCGGCGGGCCAGCTCTACCTGCGGGACAACCCGCTGCTGAGCGAGGAGTTGCGGCCCGAACACGTCAAGCCGCGCCTGCTGGGTCACTGGGGAACCTGCCCGGGCCTGGGGCTGGTCCACACCCACCTCAACCGGGTGATCTCCGCCCGCGACCTGGACGTGCTGTGCGTGTGGGGGCCGGGCCACGGGGCGCCCGCGGTGCTGGCCGGCAGTTGGCTGGACGGCACCTTCGGGGAACGGTGGCCGGACACGGGCCGCGACAGGGCCGGCATGGCCCGTCTGTTCGAACGGTTCTCCTCCCCCGGCGGCCTGCCCAGCCACACCGCTCCGGTGGTGCCCGGCTCGATCCAGGAGGGCGGCGAGCTGGGGTACTCCCTGGCCCACGCCTACGGCGCCGTCCTGGACAACCCGGACCTGCTGGCGGTCTGCGTCGTCGGCGACGGCGAGGCCGAGACGGGCCCGTTGGCCGCCTCCTGGCACTCGACCGCGTTCCTGGACCCGGTGCGCGACGGGACCGTGCTCCCCGTGCTGCACCTCAACGGCTACAAGATCGCCAACCCGACCGTGCTCTCCCGCATCCCCGAGGGGGACCTGGACGCCCTGCTGCGCGGCTACGGGCACGATCCGCTGTACGTGACGGCCGCTCCCGACACCCCGCCCGAGACGGTGCACCGCGCCATGGCGGCCGCCCTGGACCAGGCGCTGGACCGGATCGCCGCGCTGCGCCGGACGGCTCGGGAGGAGGGGGTGGCCGAGCGTCCTCACCGGCCGATGATCGTGCTGCGCACCCCCAAGGGCTGGACCGGTCCCCGCGAGCTGGACGGCGAGCCGGTGGAGGACACCTGGCGTTCCCACCAGATCCCGCTGAAGGACGTGCGCGAGAACCCGGAGCGGCTGCGCGCGCTGGAGCGGTGGCTGCGCTCGTACCGGCCCGAGGAACTGTTCGACTCCTCCGGCCGCCCACGCCCCGAGGTGCTGGAGTGCGTGCCGCGCGGGGGGCGGAGGCCGGGTGCCTCGCCGCACGCCGACGGCGGACGGCTGCGGCGTCCGCTGCCCCTACCGGACCCGTCGGAGTTCGCGGTGCCGGTGGAGGCGCCCGGCGCGTCCGTCCACGAGCCGACCCGGGTGCTGGGCACCCTGCTGCGCCGACTCGTGGAGGACACCGCCGACCGACGCGACTTCCGGCTGGTCTCCCCCGACGAGGCCGAGTCCAACCACCTCCAGGACGTGCTCGCCGCCACGCCCCGCGCCTGGCAGGGCGCCGTCCTGGACACCGACCGGAACCTGGACCGGGGCGGCAGGGTGATGGAGGTGCTCTCCGAGCACCTGTGCCAGGGCTGGCTGGAGGGCTACACGCTCACCGGGCGGCACGGTCTGTTCGCCTCCTACGAGGGGTTCTCCACCATCGTCGCCTCCATGGCCACCCAGCACGCCAAATGGCTGCAGAACGCCCGGGAGGTGCCCTGGCGGGCCCCGGTCCCCAGCCTCAACTACCTGTTGAGTTCGCACGTGTGGCGCCAGGATCACAACGGCTTCTCGCACCAGGACCCCGGATTCGTCGACCACATCCTCAACAAGAGCCCGGACGTGGTGCGGGTCTACCTCCCGCCGGACGCCAACACCCTGCTGTACGTGGCCGACCACGTGCTGCGGACCACCGACGAGGTGAACGTCGTCGTCGCGGGCAAGCAACCCTGCTTCGACTGGCTCGCCCCCGAGCAGGCCCGCGAGCACTGCGCGCGCGGCGCCGGCGTGTGGGAGTGGGCCGGCAGCGAGGAGCCGGGCCGGGAGCCGGACGTGGTGCTGGCCTGCGCCGGCGACGTGCCCACCCAGGAGGTGTTGGCCGCCGCCGCCCTGCTGCGCGAGCACCTGCCGGACCTGGCGGTGCGGGTGGTCAACGTCGTCGACCTGGCCCGACTCCTCCCGAGCGGGAGCCATCCGCACGGACTGTCGGACGGGGACTTCGAGGCGCTCTTCACCCGTGACCGGCCGGTGGTCTTCGCCTACCACGGCTACCCGTGGCTGATCCACCGGATCGCCCACCGGGCCGGCCTCCACGACCGGCTGCACGTGCGCGGCTACCGGGAGAGCGGATCGACCACCACCCCGTTCGACATGGTGGTGCGCAACGACGCCGACCGTTACCGGCTGGTCATGGACGTCGTCGACCGGGTTCCGGGCCTGGCCGACCGGGCCGCGGAGCTGCGCCGGACGATGGAGAGGACGCGCGAGCGGCACCACCACTGGGTCCGCGAGCACGGCACCGACCTGCCCGAGGTGGACGGCTGGCGCTGGCCCGGGTGA
- a CDS encoding GAF domain-containing protein, which yields MLKQWLALETGADPAERTVALRRAHEAFLTGGEIGAPVRSLIADSWRRSARAAVGPDHVAGVDLAEEDLRAHREAHPLARVMPLFRELLGTIAEDGAHLLSVCDEHGRMLWVEGPPQVRRRAERMNFVPGARWDEAHAGTNAPGTVLAVGHPVQIFAAEHYCRPVQPWSCAAAPVRDPRTRRLLGAVDITGGDHLASPHSLALVQATARAAEAQLASLDPTAVPVLEALGRDEALFHGGLPAGGPGPVRLGRRHSEILLLLAAHPDGLSGDRLALELYGERDVNPVTLRAELSRLRRLLGPLLASRPYRLTTRVATDLDTVADALTAGEPGTALAAYRGPLLPLSDAPGVVRLRRALEDRLRRALVAHRDPELLDTWVRSPWGEDDLEVWEALVDALPPGARTVPAARLRALRDSYGLGSRAVGAPR from the coding sequence GTGCTCAAGCAATGGCTGGCGCTGGAGACGGGCGCCGATCCGGCCGAACGGACGGTGGCGCTCCGCCGGGCCCACGAGGCGTTCCTCACCGGGGGCGAGATCGGCGCCCCCGTCCGGAGCCTGATAGCCGACTCCTGGCGCCGGTCGGCCAGGGCGGCGGTCGGTCCGGATCACGTGGCCGGCGTCGACCTCGCCGAGGAGGACCTCCGGGCCCACCGCGAGGCGCACCCCCTGGCCCGGGTCATGCCGCTCTTCCGTGAACTGCTGGGCACCATCGCCGAGGACGGGGCCCACCTGCTGTCGGTGTGCGACGAACACGGGCGGATGCTGTGGGTCGAGGGGCCCCCGCAGGTCAGGCGGCGTGCCGAGCGGATGAACTTCGTCCCCGGAGCCCGCTGGGACGAGGCCCACGCCGGCACCAACGCCCCGGGCACCGTCCTGGCGGTCGGCCACCCGGTACAGATCTTCGCCGCCGAGCACTACTGCCGTCCCGTGCAGCCCTGGAGCTGCGCCGCCGCGCCCGTCAGGGATCCGCGCACCCGTCGCCTGCTGGGGGCCGTGGACATCACCGGCGGCGACCACCTCGCCTCCCCGCACAGCCTGGCCCTCGTCCAGGCCACCGCCCGCGCCGCCGAGGCCCAGTTGGCCTCGCTCGACCCGACCGCCGTCCCCGTGCTGGAGGCGCTGGGCCGGGACGAGGCGCTGTTCCACGGCGGGCTCCCCGCCGGCGGGCCCGGGCCGGTGCGGTTGGGGCGCCGGCACAGCGAGATCCTGCTGCTGCTCGCGGCCCATCCCGACGGACTCTCCGGCGACCGGCTCGCCCTGGAGCTGTACGGCGAGCGTGACGTCAACCCCGTCACCCTGCGCGCCGAACTCTCCCGGCTGCGGCGGCTGCTGGGCCCCCTGTTGGCCTCCCGCCCCTACCGGCTGACCACTCGCGTGGCCACCGATCTCGACACCGTCGCCGATGCCCTGACCGCGGGGGAGCCGGGTACCGCGCTGGCCGCCTACCGAGGCCCGCTGCTGCCGCTGTCCGACGCGCCCGGCGTGGTCCGGCTGCGGCGGGCGTTGGAGGACCGGCTGCGGCGGGCCCTGGTGGCCCACCGGGATCCGGAACTGCTGGACACCTGGGTGCGCAGCCCATGGGGCGAGGACGACCTGGAGGTGTGGGAGGCCCTGGTCGACGCGTTGCCTCCGGGGGCCAGGACGGTGCCCGCCGCCCGACTGCGCGCCCTGCGGGACTCCTACGGGCTCGGCTCCCGCGCCGTCGGCGCCCCCCGCTGA
- a CDS encoding MOSC domain-containing protein: MTTSTLASLNLYPVKSLAGVGTTRAVVEPWGLSGDRRWMVAGPGGVQLTQREHPRMALAAAGWTPGGGLRLSAPGMRPLTVEVPDPSSEPPTVVEVWRTKVEVVPAAEEAHAWLTEYLGTEARLVHLDEPDRGRPIATPYGLPGETVSLADGFPVLLTTASSLDALNLLIEQGDHPDEGPLPMNRFRPNVVVEGTPPWSEDAWRRVRIGEVSFRVAKPCGRCVVTTTDQSTGERGKEPLRTLARHRRFGDRLVFGQNLVPENTGVLRTGDVFEVLE; this comes from the coding sequence ATGACCACGTCCACGCTGGCCTCGCTCAACCTCTACCCGGTGAAGTCGCTCGCGGGTGTCGGTACCACACGTGCCGTCGTGGAGCCATGGGGACTGTCGGGGGACCGGCGTTGGATGGTGGCCGGTCCGGGCGGCGTACAGCTCACCCAGCGCGAGCACCCTCGTATGGCACTGGCCGCCGCCGGGTGGACGCCCGGCGGCGGCCTGCGGCTCTCCGCGCCGGGGATGCGTCCGTTGACCGTCGAGGTGCCGGATCCCTCCTCGGAGCCGCCGACGGTGGTCGAGGTGTGGCGCACCAAGGTCGAGGTGGTGCCGGCGGCCGAGGAGGCGCACGCCTGGCTGACGGAGTACCTGGGCACCGAGGCGCGCCTGGTCCATCTCGACGAGCCCGACCGCGGACGACCGATCGCCACGCCCTACGGCCTGCCCGGTGAGACGGTGAGTCTCGCCGACGGGTTCCCGGTGCTGCTCACCACCGCCTCCTCCCTCGACGCCCTCAACCTGCTGATAGAGCAGGGGGATCACCCGGACGAGGGCCCCTTGCCCATGAACCGCTTCCGACCCAACGTGGTGGTCGAGGGCACGCCGCCGTGGTCGGAGGACGCCTGGCGCCGGGTACGGATCGGTGAGGTCTCCTTCCGGGTCGCCAAGCCCTGCGGGCGCTGCGTGGTGACCACCACCGACCAGTCCACGGGTGAGCGGGGCAAGGAGCCGCTGCGCACCCTGGCCCGACACCGGCGCTTCGGCGACCGGTTGGTGTTCGGGCAGAACCTGGTCCCGGAGAACACCGGTGTCCTGCGCACGGGCGACGTCTTCGAGGTCCTGGAGTAG
- a CDS encoding DUF6643 family protein, with the protein MTSPRSTYGGGGYYSAPSFADTPIYDSLVAERGKPQIAPIRVPAAPYETADHLPSLPSALPALPSGAGYQTQQPAPARGYPPPGHQPAPAQQPAPLQQTPAPYIPQQAGAPRGGYGHQHPNQPQMRPVAAPRPVPPRQMPAPAPAPAPYPSHEEPYGHPYQGRGY; encoded by the coding sequence ATGACGTCCCCCCGCAGCACCTATGGCGGCGGTGGCTACTACAGCGCGCCGTCCTTCGCTGACACCCCGATCTACGACAGCCTGGTCGCCGAGCGGGGCAAGCCTCAGATCGCTCCCATCCGCGTCCCGGCGGCCCCCTACGAGACCGCCGACCACCTGCCGTCCCTCCCGTCCGCGCTTCCCGCGCTGCCGTCCGGGGCCGGTTACCAGACACAGCAGCCGGCCCCGGCACGGGGCTATCCGCCCCCGGGTCACCAGCCGGCGCCCGCGCAGCAGCCCGCACCGCTGCAGCAGACCCCCGCCCCGTACATCCCGCAGCAGGCCGGGGCACCGCGGGGCGGCTACGGCCACCAGCACCCGAACCAGCCGCAGATGCGTCCGGTCGCAGCGCCCCGTCCGGTGCCGCCGCGGCAGATGCCGGCTCCCGCTCCCGCCCCGGCTCCGTACCCCTCCCACGAGGAGCCGTACGGCCACCCGTATCAGGGGCGTGGTTACTGA
- a CDS encoding TerD family protein, protein MPKGTNVPIPADSVRVEIGWRTGPGVPDVDASALLLASGRVRSDGDFVFYNQARHASGAVRHEGKRPTGATVTDTLAVDLARVEPDVETVVIAGSADGGAFGRVPGLYARVLDAGSGAELARFDSRDATVETAFVLGELYRRQGAWKFRAVGQGYDSGLAGLAGDFGITVDEPAPAAAPPPPPAPEPPPAPVPPAAPPRPARPTRITLTKEAPRVSLTKQGGTSGALRVNLNWRVHKRSEGWGAKLGRAMAGHSGLDLDLCALYELADGRKGVVQALGDAFGSLHRPPYVHLDGDDRTGAVETGENLTVNLDHKDELRRVLVFVTIYEGARSFSGLHATVTLTPQHGAPVDFSLDECTVPSSVCALALITNDGGDLVVQRESRYLVPERGVSPQRTVDQAYGWGMRWTPGRK, encoded by the coding sequence ATGCCCAAGGGCACCAACGTCCCGATCCCCGCGGACTCGGTCCGCGTGGAGATCGGGTGGCGGACCGGACCGGGGGTGCCGGACGTGGACGCCTCGGCCCTGCTGCTGGCCTCGGGACGGGTGCGCTCCGACGGGGACTTCGTCTTCTACAACCAGGCGCGGCACGCCTCCGGCGCCGTCCGCCACGAGGGCAAGCGTCCCACGGGCGCCACCGTGACCGATACCCTCGCCGTCGACCTGGCGCGGGTCGAGCCCGACGTCGAGACGGTCGTCATCGCCGGATCCGCCGACGGCGGCGCCTTCGGCCGGGTGCCCGGGCTGTACGCGCGGGTGCTCGACGCCGGCAGCGGCGCCGAACTCGCCCGGTTCGACAGCCGGGACGCCACCGTGGAGACGGCCTTCGTGCTGGGCGAGCTGTACCGCAGGCAGGGCGCCTGGAAGTTCCGCGCCGTCGGCCAGGGCTACGACAGCGGACTGGCCGGACTGGCCGGCGACTTCGGGATCACGGTCGACGAGCCGGCCCCCGCGGCCGCCCCGCCCCCACCGCCCGCCCCCGAACCCCCGCCCGCCCCCGTCCCCCCGGCGGCTCCGCCGCGACCCGCACGGCCGACCAGGATCACCCTCACCAAGGAGGCGCCACGAGTCTCCCTGACCAAGCAGGGCGGCACCTCCGGCGCGCTGCGGGTCAACCTCAACTGGCGGGTGCACAAGCGGTCCGAGGGCTGGGGCGCCAAACTGGGCCGCGCCATGGCCGGGCACTCCGGCCTCGATCTGGACCTGTGCGCCCTGTACGAGCTCGCCGACGGCCGCAAGGGGGTCGTCCAGGCGCTCGGCGACGCCTTCGGCTCGCTGCACCGGCCACCGTACGTCCACCTCGACGGCGACGACCGCACCGGTGCCGTCGAAACCGGTGAGAACCTGACCGTCAACCTCGACCACAAGGACGAGCTCCGGCGTGTCCTCGTCTTCGTCACGATCTACGAGGGCGCCCGCAGCTTCTCCGGCCTCCACGCCACGGTGACGCTCACCCCGCAGCACGGCGCGCCCGTCGACTTCTCCCTAGACGAGTGCACCGTCCCCTCGTCCGTCTGCGCCCTGGCGCTGATCACCAACGACGGCGGCGACCTCGTCGTCCAACGCGAGTCGCGCTACCTGGTCCCCGAGCGGGGCGTGAGTCCGCAGCGGACGGTGGACCAGGCCTACGGATGGGGAATGCGGTGGACGCCGGGCCGCAAGTGA